One genomic segment of Streptomyces niveus includes these proteins:
- a CDS encoding DUF501 domain-containing protein, translating into METPPPQTERTEPTEADVAAFRQQLGRPPRGLRAIAHRCPCGQPDVVETAPRLPDGTPFPTLYYLTCPRAASAIGTLEANGVMKEMSERLASDPELAAAYRKAHEDYLARRDAIELLAGFPSAGGMPDRVKCLHVLVGHSLAAGPGVNPLGDEALAMLPEWWRKGPCVIPFTNDEPADGPAEGERAADPEGDTV; encoded by the coding sequence ATGGAAACGCCCCCTCCGCAGACCGAACGCACCGAACCCACCGAGGCGGACGTCGCGGCGTTCCGGCAACAGCTCGGCCGGCCCCCGCGCGGTCTGCGCGCCATCGCGCACCGCTGCCCCTGCGGGCAGCCCGATGTGGTGGAGACCGCCCCGCGGCTGCCGGACGGCACGCCGTTCCCGACGCTCTACTATCTGACCTGCCCGCGCGCGGCCTCGGCCATCGGCACGCTGGAGGCGAACGGCGTCATGAAGGAGATGTCCGAACGCCTGGCGTCCGACCCCGAGTTGGCCGCCGCGTACCGCAAGGCCCACGAGGACTACCTCGCCCGCCGCGACGCGATCGAGCTGCTGGCGGGCTTCCCGAGCGCGGGCGGTATGCCGGACCGGGTGAAGTGCCTGCACGTGCTGGTCGGGCACTCGCTCGCGGCGGGCCCGGGAGTGAACCCGCTGGGTGACGAGGCGCTGGCGATGCTGCCCGAGTGGTGGCGCAAGGGCCCCTGTGTGATCCCGTTCACAAACGACGAACCGGCCGACGGACCCGCCGAGGGCGAGAGGGCGGCAGACCCCGAGGGAGACACCGTATGA
- a CDS encoding FtsB family cell division protein → MAANRDRFSTATKIRILGEQTAARVYRSQTRRQARRSRLTGRAAFLVLVVCSLIVALAYPMRQYVSQRGEIAEQQRLTHEARKRVEELRDEKARLQDDAYIQRLAREHLHYVMPGETGYIMSDPRAAEERRTDQGAADRPWYSNLLDGVDSADRTDR, encoded by the coding sequence ATGGCCGCGAACAGGGACCGGTTCTCCACCGCGACCAAGATCAGGATTCTGGGCGAGCAGACCGCCGCCCGGGTCTACCGCTCGCAGACCCGCAGGCAGGCCCGCCGCTCCCGGCTCACCGGACGCGCCGCGTTCCTCGTGCTCGTCGTCTGCTCGCTGATCGTGGCGCTCGCCTACCCGATGCGGCAGTACGTGTCGCAGCGCGGCGAGATCGCCGAGCAGCAGCGGCTGACGCACGAGGCCCGCAAGCGGGTCGAGGAGCTGCGCGACGAGAAGGCCCGCCTCCAGGACGACGCGTACATCCAGCGCCTGGCGCGCGAGCATCTGCACTACGTGATGCCGGGGGAGACCGGCTACATCATGTCCGACCCCCGGGCGGCCGAGGAGCGCCGCACCGACCAGGGCGCGGCCGACCGGCCCTGGTACTCCAATCTCCTGGACGGCGTCGACAGCGCCGACCGGACGGACAGATAG